A genome region from Manihot esculenta cultivar AM560-2 chromosome 5, M.esculenta_v8, whole genome shotgun sequence includes the following:
- the LOC110614934 gene encoding uncharacterized protein LOC110614934: MAEHVSLPNKDSLTTKAPKKSTLSLRLLVLAFTVICGVYICSICLKQTAPHTTATLLNSKIFYQPCNISNAEPWELSYMHYPEPQTFSREECACNPVRYFAILSMQRSGSGWFETLLNSHINVSSNGEIFGAKDRRENISAIVKTLDKVYNLDWFSSASKNECNAAVGFKWMLNQGVLEHHDGIVEYFDKKGVHAIFLFRRNLLRRMISVLANSYDKSEKPLNGTHKSHVHSSAEAKVLAKYKPRINTTTLLSDLKHVADRANRAIKYFKSTRHIVVYYEDVMGNSTKLKEVQEFLRLPYGELTSRQIKIHSGVLSDQIENLDEVLQVLNGTSYGSFLHSDYPDVV, translated from the exons ATGGCTGAACATGTTTCTTTACCCAACAAG GATTCATTGACGACAAAGGCACCCAAGAAATCTACATTATCATTGAGATTACTGGTGTTAGCATTCACAGTGATCTGTGGAGTCTACATTTGCTCCATATGTCTAAAACAAACAGCTCCCCACACAACAGCCACACTCCTAAATTCCAAAATATTCTACCAACCATGTAATATTTCAAATGCAGAACCATGGGAACTTTCTTACATGCATTACCCAGAACCTCAAACATTTAGCAG AGAAGAATGTGCCTGCAATCCTGTAAGATACTTTGCTATATTGTCCATGCAGAGATCTGGAAGTGGGTGGTTTGAGACATTGTTAAATAGTCATATTAATGTTAGCTCTAATGGAGAAATCTTCGGAGCGAAAGATCGAAGAGAGAATATTTCTGCAATTGTGAAGACACTTGATAAAGTATATAATCTTGATTGGTTCAGTAGTGCTTCAAAGAACGAGTGCAATGCTGCTGTTGGGTTCAAATGGATGCTTAATCAG GGAGTGCTGGAACATCACGATGGCATAGTGGAGTATTTCGATAAGAAAGGAGTTCATGCCATCTTTCTATTCAGAAGGAATTTGCTACGCAGAATGATATCAGTACTTGCAAATTCCTATGACAAAAGTGAAAAGCCACTCAATGGAACCCACAAGTCTCATGTCCACTCATCTGCAGag GCTAAGGTACTTGCAAAGTACAAGCCTAGAATAAATACCACCACCTTACTGTCCGACCTCAAGCACGTTGCTGATAGAGCCAACAGGGCCATAAAGTACTTCAAGAGCACTCGCCACATCGTCGTTTACTACGAAGATGTCATGGGTAATAGCACG AAACTGAAGGAAGTTCAAGAGTTTCTGAGATTGCCATATGGTGAGCTCACAAGTCGTCAGATTAAGATACATAGTGGGGTTCTATCTGACCAAATTGAGAACTTGGATGAGGTCTTACAAGTGCTGAATGGAACATCGTACGGCAGCTTTCTTCATTCAGACTACCCAGATGTAGTATAA
- the LOC110615659 gene encoding uncharacterized protein LOC110615659 isoform X2 yields the protein MLVAAIMDIVTANCDSSLEKVPFKPSLPANAETRDIAVAIEVIEAGGLHMDGPQDNGDDDNGGKGMKGIGIKILEGTTVLGLTRNSGLTKSEHSNSSNVESVSQTSKTLSLLQKKDGSLEQNLSSTVVPGLWDDLHCEHVAVPFATWALANWAMASEDNRSHIQELDQDGQAVMTALMAPERSVKWHGSLVARLLLEDRHLPINDSISDWSSSLLTTISQASKNDDIPLAQVALSAFSLSIERSQEARKIVIEKGLELMRDTTKQTTKYTKIQEALARAMELLSTGDMHLSLEESQKWSGILLPWVFGNVSSDIIRSSATKILSYILEDHGPSSVPISQGWLAILLKEVLASTKASSSKGGIQPKSDKVKTQIDQSNIQFATQTVNQLAGAVVNLAGNQVRADTDSVDTFPLADLLSLEPFAGPFQNFKKDANSKFNVADSALATLKGIKALTELCSEDSLCQKKIVEHGILCLLRRFLLRDDYERLSAMEAYDASRDLEAQERISNVTGETPSAATNGPSSLRVPPTAHIRRHAARLLTVLSNIPQVQKVVLADKTWCKWLEDCANGKIPGCSDSKIQSYARATLLNIFCCLHDGVNSDLPESGSANRNRGCSQYSDMIFLINPELSHWKCENIESKKIGSNASINGDSSSISKTSNITECSSTNESLTGSESEAPQLDVVFVHGLRGGPYKTWRLAEDKASTKSGLVEKIDEEAGKLGTFWPAEWLSTDLPQTRMFTLKYKTNLTQWSGATLPLQEVSSKLLEKVVAAGIGNRPVVFVTHSMGGLVVKQMLYKAKEAKINNLVNNTVGIVFYSCPHFGSKLADMPLRMGLVFRPAPTIGELRSGSPRLVELNDFIRRLHKKRLVEVLSFCETKVTPIVEGYGGWAFRMEIVPIESAYPGFGELVVLESTDHINSCKPINRNDPSYTETLEFLCKLKARYSKGDASL from the exons ATGCTTGTGGCTGCCATCATGGATATCGTCACAGCCAACTGCGATAGTAGTTTAGAGAAGGTTCCTTTCAAGCCATCCTTGCCAGCAAATGCTGAAACAAGGGATATTGCTGTAGCCATTGAGGTCATTGAGGCAGGTGGCTTGCATATGGATGGGCCACAGGACAATGGAGATGATGATAATGGCGGAAAGGGAATGAAGGGTATTGGAATCAAAATACTTGAAGGTACAACAGTTTTAGGACTTACAAGAAATAGTGGGTTAACGAAGTCGGAACATTCTAATTCTAGTAATGTGGAATCAGTTAGTCAGACTTCTAAAACCCTCAGCTTGTTGCAGAAGAAAGATGGTTCCCTGGAACAGAATTTGTCTTCCACTGTTGTTCCTGGACTTTGGGATGATCTTCATTGTGAACATGTTGCTGTGCCTTTTGCTACGTGGGCATTAGCCAATTGGGCGATGGCATCTGAGGACAATAGATCCCATATTCAGGAACTGGACCAAGATGGGCAAGCTGTCATGACCGCCTTAATGGCACCTGAGAGATCTGTGAAATGGCATGGAAGCTTGGTAGCCCGGTTGCTATTGGAGGACCGACATCTGCCCATAAATGATTCCATTTCTGATTGGAGTTCCAGTCTTCTCACAACTATTTCTCAGGCAAGTAAAAATGATGATATTCCTTTAGCCCAGGTGGCTTTATCTGCTTTTTCACTTTCTATTGAGAGGAGCCAAGAGGCACGGAAGATAGTGATAGAAAAGGGTCTCGAGCTGATGAGAGACACAACTAAGCAGAcaacaaaatacacaaaaatcCAAGAAGCATTAGCAAGGGCTATGGAGTTACTTTCTACTGGGGATATGCATTTATCTCTTGAAGAAAGCCAAAAGTGGTCTGGCATTCTGCTCCCTTGGGTTTTTGGGAATGTTTCCTCGGATATTATACGATCTTCAGCCACAAAAATCCTTTCGTACATTCTTGAAGATCATGGACCATCTTCTGTGCCAATTTCTCAAGGATGGTTAGCCATTCTTCTAAAGGAAGTTCTGGCTTCCACCAAGGCTTCATCTAGTAAGGGAGGCATTCAACCCAAAAGTGATAAAGTGAAG ACCCAAATTGATCAGTCTAACATTCAATTTGCAACACAGACTGTTAATCAGCTGGCAGGTGCTGTTGTAAATTTAGCAGGGAATCAAGTGAGAGCAGACACTGATTCTGTTGATACATTTCCACTGGCAGATCTTCTTTCCCTTGAACCTTTTGCTGGACCGTTTCAAAACTTTAAGAAGGATGCTAATTCTAAATTTAATGTGGCAGATTCTGCTTTGGCAACCCTCAAGGGGATCAAAGCACTTACTGAACTTTGCTCTGAGGATTCTTTATgtcaaaaaaaaattgttgaacATGGGATTTTGTGTTTACTGAGGCGCTTTTTGTTACGTGATGATTATGAGAGATTGTCTGCTATGGAAGCTTATGATGCATCTAGAGACCTTGAGGCACAGGAGAGGATTTCAAATGTCACTGGTGAGACACCTAGTGCTGCTACTAATGGTCCATCTAGTCTTCGAGTTCCACCTACAGCTCACATTCGACGACATGCAGCTAGATTGCTGACTGTCCTATCAAACATTCCTCAAGTCCAGAAGGTTGTTCTAGCAGATAAAACTTGGTGTAAATGGCTTGAGGATTGTGCTAATGGAAAGATTCCAGGTTGCAGTGATAGCAAAATACAAAGTTATGCTAGGGCTACGctcttaaatatattttgttGTCTCCATGATGGAGTAAACAGTGATCTCCCTGAGAGTGGAAGTGCAAACAGAAACAGAGGTTGTTCTCAGTATAGTGACATGATATTTTTGATTAATCCTGAATTGTCCCACTGGAAGTGTGAAAATATAGAAAGTAAGAAAATTGGAAGCAATGCTTCTATCAATGGTGACAGTTCATCCATAAGCAAAACTTCAAACATTACTGAATGTTCTTCCACCAATGAGTCCCTTACTGGATCTGAATCGGAGGCACCTCAGCTCGATGTTGTCTTTGTCCATGGTTTGCGTGGTGGGCCTTATAAGACTTGGCGCTTGGCTGAGGACAAAGCCTCAACTAAATCTGGTTTGGTGGAGAAGATTGATGAGGAAGCCGGGAAGCTAGGGACGTTTTGGCCTGCTGAATGGCTTTCTACTGATTTGCCCCAAACGCGCATGTTTACCCTCAAATACAAG ACTAATCTCACACAATGGTCTGGGGCTACCCTGCCTCTTCAG GAAGTCAGCTCCAAGCTGTTAGAGAAGGTTGTTGCTGCAGGCATTGGGAATCGACCTGTGGTGTTTGTGACTCACAG CATGGGAGGCCTGGTTGTTAAGCAGATGCTGTATAAAGCAAAGGAAGCAAAAATCAATAACCTTGTGAACAACACTGTTGGAATT GTGTTCTATAGCTGTCCACACTTTGGCAGTAAGCTAGCCGACATGCCTTTGCGAATGGGCCTTGTGTTTCGTCCTGCTCCAACC ATAGGGGAGCTAAGAAGTGGATCCCCTAGACTAGTTGAGCTTAACGACTTCATCCGCCGCCTTCATAAGAAAAGATTGGTTGAAGTCCTCAGTTTCTGCGAG ACCAAGGTAACTCCAATTGTTGAAGGGTATGGGGGATGGGCCTTCAGGATGGAAATTGTACCAATTGAATCAGCTTATCCTGGATTTGGTGAACTTGTT GTGCTAGAGTCTACAGATCATATAAATTCTTGCAAGCCAATCAACCGCAATGATCCTTCCTATACAGAGACATTAGAGTTTTTGTGCAAGCTAAAAGCCCGTTATTCAAAAGGGGATGCTTCCTTGTGA
- the LOC110615659 gene encoding uncharacterized protein LOC110615659 isoform X1, whose protein sequence is MFRFCLRPRRYLRLPLIPPRSFSSSSSSSSSSSSSKSLIEPSINLKNQHQTPVLHHHPLVSTAKTCSSPSRYSVLGLSAAVVSALIASFALLSSVDRHSSESNTSHDSNPLHVAIEQTISKSNESFRRVFYHVRQTGVAASVLWQSLRSVLSSANHEVRVGFELRVAALLADIAAANGARRVALVGAGGGKVVDWLLETVAVGGDGYGTQAEAARALAYLIADPDVSADVLGRPHAVPYLLRFIFSCQPKKHSRRSSFDICDSLKGRSMLVAAIMDIVTANCDSSLEKVPFKPSLPANAETRDIAVAIEVIEAGGLHMDGPQDNGDDDNGGKGMKGIGIKILEGTTVLGLTRNSGLTKSEHSNSSNVESVSQTSKTLSLLQKKDGSLEQNLSSTVVPGLWDDLHCEHVAVPFATWALANWAMASEDNRSHIQELDQDGQAVMTALMAPERSVKWHGSLVARLLLEDRHLPINDSISDWSSSLLTTISQASKNDDIPLAQVALSAFSLSIERSQEARKIVIEKGLELMRDTTKQTTKYTKIQEALARAMELLSTGDMHLSLEESQKWSGILLPWVFGNVSSDIIRSSATKILSYILEDHGPSSVPISQGWLAILLKEVLASTKASSSKGGIQPKSDKVKTQIDQSNIQFATQTVNQLAGAVVNLAGNQVRADTDSVDTFPLADLLSLEPFAGPFQNFKKDANSKFNVADSALATLKGIKALTELCSEDSLCQKKIVEHGILCLLRRFLLRDDYERLSAMEAYDASRDLEAQERISNVTGETPSAATNGPSSLRVPPTAHIRRHAARLLTVLSNIPQVQKVVLADKTWCKWLEDCANGKIPGCSDSKIQSYARATLLNIFCCLHDGVNSDLPESGSANRNRGCSQYSDMIFLINPELSHWKCENIESKKIGSNASINGDSSSISKTSNITECSSTNESLTGSESEAPQLDVVFVHGLRGGPYKTWRLAEDKASTKSGLVEKIDEEAGKLGTFWPAEWLSTDLPQTRMFTLKYKTNLTQWSGATLPLQEVSSKLLEKVVAAGIGNRPVVFVTHSMGGLVVKQMLYKAKEAKINNLVNNTVGIVFYSCPHFGSKLADMPLRMGLVFRPAPTIGELRSGSPRLVELNDFIRRLHKKRLVEVLSFCETKVTPIVEGYGGWAFRMEIVPIESAYPGFGELVVLESTDHINSCKPINRNDPSYTETLEFLCKLKARYSKGDASL, encoded by the exons ATGTTTCGTTTTTGTCTTCGACCACGACGTTACCTTCGTCTTCCCCTCATTCCCCCAcgctccttctcctcctcctcctcctcctcatcatcatcatcatcttctaaGAGTCTCATCGAACCCTCAATCAATCTAAAAAATCAGCACCAAACCCctgtcctccaccaccacccccTTGTGTCAACcgccaaaacttgctcttctcCCTCTCGTTACTCCGTTCTCGGCCTCTCCGCCGCTGTCGTATCTGCTTTAATTGCTTCCTTTGCTCTCCTTTCCTCTGTTGACCGCCATTCCTCTGAGTCTAACACTAGCCATGATTCTAATCCTCTCCACGTTGCCATTGAACAAACAATTTCTAAATCGAACGAGTCTTTCAGGAGAGTATTTTATCACGTGAGGCAAACGGGTGTTGCCGCATCGGTCCTATGGCAGTCGTTGAGGTCTGTGCTTTCCTCTGCTAACCACGAAGTCAGGGTGGGGTTCGAGCTGCGAGTGGCGGCTTTGTTGGCCGACATTGCTGCTGCAAATGGAGCCCGTAGAGTTGCTCTGGTTGGAGCGGGCGGCGGAAAGGTGGTCGATTGGTTGCTGGAGACCGTGGCGGTGGGTGGGGACGGATATGGCACCCAGGCTGAGGCGGCCAGGGCACTTGCTTACTTGATTGCGGATCCTGATGTGTCTGCAGATGTGCTTGGAAGGCCTCACGCTGTGCCCTATTTGTTGCGCTTCATATTTTCTTGCCAGCCAAAGAAG CATTCAAGACGTAGTTCATTCGATATTTGTGATTCTTTGAAAGGTAGGAGCATGCTTGTGGCTGCCATCATGGATATCGTCACAGCCAACTGCGATAGTAGTTTAGAGAAGGTTCCTTTCAAGCCATCCTTGCCAGCAAATGCTGAAACAAGGGATATTGCTGTAGCCATTGAGGTCATTGAGGCAGGTGGCTTGCATATGGATGGGCCACAGGACAATGGAGATGATGATAATGGCGGAAAGGGAATGAAGGGTATTGGAATCAAAATACTTGAAGGTACAACAGTTTTAGGACTTACAAGAAATAGTGGGTTAACGAAGTCGGAACATTCTAATTCTAGTAATGTGGAATCAGTTAGTCAGACTTCTAAAACCCTCAGCTTGTTGCAGAAGAAAGATGGTTCCCTGGAACAGAATTTGTCTTCCACTGTTGTTCCTGGACTTTGGGATGATCTTCATTGTGAACATGTTGCTGTGCCTTTTGCTACGTGGGCATTAGCCAATTGGGCGATGGCATCTGAGGACAATAGATCCCATATTCAGGAACTGGACCAAGATGGGCAAGCTGTCATGACCGCCTTAATGGCACCTGAGAGATCTGTGAAATGGCATGGAAGCTTGGTAGCCCGGTTGCTATTGGAGGACCGACATCTGCCCATAAATGATTCCATTTCTGATTGGAGTTCCAGTCTTCTCACAACTATTTCTCAGGCAAGTAAAAATGATGATATTCCTTTAGCCCAGGTGGCTTTATCTGCTTTTTCACTTTCTATTGAGAGGAGCCAAGAGGCACGGAAGATAGTGATAGAAAAGGGTCTCGAGCTGATGAGAGACACAACTAAGCAGAcaacaaaatacacaaaaatcCAAGAAGCATTAGCAAGGGCTATGGAGTTACTTTCTACTGGGGATATGCATTTATCTCTTGAAGAAAGCCAAAAGTGGTCTGGCATTCTGCTCCCTTGGGTTTTTGGGAATGTTTCCTCGGATATTATACGATCTTCAGCCACAAAAATCCTTTCGTACATTCTTGAAGATCATGGACCATCTTCTGTGCCAATTTCTCAAGGATGGTTAGCCATTCTTCTAAAGGAAGTTCTGGCTTCCACCAAGGCTTCATCTAGTAAGGGAGGCATTCAACCCAAAAGTGATAAAGTGAAG ACCCAAATTGATCAGTCTAACATTCAATTTGCAACACAGACTGTTAATCAGCTGGCAGGTGCTGTTGTAAATTTAGCAGGGAATCAAGTGAGAGCAGACACTGATTCTGTTGATACATTTCCACTGGCAGATCTTCTTTCCCTTGAACCTTTTGCTGGACCGTTTCAAAACTTTAAGAAGGATGCTAATTCTAAATTTAATGTGGCAGATTCTGCTTTGGCAACCCTCAAGGGGATCAAAGCACTTACTGAACTTTGCTCTGAGGATTCTTTATgtcaaaaaaaaattgttgaacATGGGATTTTGTGTTTACTGAGGCGCTTTTTGTTACGTGATGATTATGAGAGATTGTCTGCTATGGAAGCTTATGATGCATCTAGAGACCTTGAGGCACAGGAGAGGATTTCAAATGTCACTGGTGAGACACCTAGTGCTGCTACTAATGGTCCATCTAGTCTTCGAGTTCCACCTACAGCTCACATTCGACGACATGCAGCTAGATTGCTGACTGTCCTATCAAACATTCCTCAAGTCCAGAAGGTTGTTCTAGCAGATAAAACTTGGTGTAAATGGCTTGAGGATTGTGCTAATGGAAAGATTCCAGGTTGCAGTGATAGCAAAATACAAAGTTATGCTAGGGCTACGctcttaaatatattttgttGTCTCCATGATGGAGTAAACAGTGATCTCCCTGAGAGTGGAAGTGCAAACAGAAACAGAGGTTGTTCTCAGTATAGTGACATGATATTTTTGATTAATCCTGAATTGTCCCACTGGAAGTGTGAAAATATAGAAAGTAAGAAAATTGGAAGCAATGCTTCTATCAATGGTGACAGTTCATCCATAAGCAAAACTTCAAACATTACTGAATGTTCTTCCACCAATGAGTCCCTTACTGGATCTGAATCGGAGGCACCTCAGCTCGATGTTGTCTTTGTCCATGGTTTGCGTGGTGGGCCTTATAAGACTTGGCGCTTGGCTGAGGACAAAGCCTCAACTAAATCTGGTTTGGTGGAGAAGATTGATGAGGAAGCCGGGAAGCTAGGGACGTTTTGGCCTGCTGAATGGCTTTCTACTGATTTGCCCCAAACGCGCATGTTTACCCTCAAATACAAG ACTAATCTCACACAATGGTCTGGGGCTACCCTGCCTCTTCAG GAAGTCAGCTCCAAGCTGTTAGAGAAGGTTGTTGCTGCAGGCATTGGGAATCGACCTGTGGTGTTTGTGACTCACAG CATGGGAGGCCTGGTTGTTAAGCAGATGCTGTATAAAGCAAAGGAAGCAAAAATCAATAACCTTGTGAACAACACTGTTGGAATT GTGTTCTATAGCTGTCCACACTTTGGCAGTAAGCTAGCCGACATGCCTTTGCGAATGGGCCTTGTGTTTCGTCCTGCTCCAACC ATAGGGGAGCTAAGAAGTGGATCCCCTAGACTAGTTGAGCTTAACGACTTCATCCGCCGCCTTCATAAGAAAAGATTGGTTGAAGTCCTCAGTTTCTGCGAG ACCAAGGTAACTCCAATTGTTGAAGGGTATGGGGGATGGGCCTTCAGGATGGAAATTGTACCAATTGAATCAGCTTATCCTGGATTTGGTGAACTTGTT GTGCTAGAGTCTACAGATCATATAAATTCTTGCAAGCCAATCAACCGCAATGATCCTTCCTATACAGAGACATTAGAGTTTTTGTGCAAGCTAAAAGCCCGTTATTCAAAAGGGGATGCTTCCTTGTGA